Proteins from a single region of Streptococcus mitis:
- a CDS encoding putative polysaccharide biosynthesis protein, whose protein sequence is MSNENNHQQAQMLRGTAWLTASNFISRLLGAIYIIPWYIWMGSYAATANGLFTMGYNIYAWFLLISTAGIPVAVAKQVAKYNTMREEEHSFALIRSFLGFMTGLGLVFALVLYVFAPWLADLSGVGKDLIPIMQSLAWAVLIFPSMSVIRGFFQGMNNLKPYAMSQIAEQVIRVIWMLLATFMIMKMGSGDYLAAVTQSTFAAFVGMVASFAVLIYFLAKEGLLKRVLETGDKINSKRLLIDTIKEAIPFILTGSAIQLFQILDQMTFINSMSWFTNYSNEDLVVMFSYFSANPNKITMILISLGVSIGGVGLPLLTENYVKGDLRSASKLIQDNLTMLLLFLFPATVGVVMVGEPIYTIFYGKPDGLALGLFIFAVLQSTILGVYMVLSPMLQAMFHNRKAIRYFFYGSVAKLVLQLPTIYLFHSYGPLISTSIALIIPILFIYRELCRVTGMRGNVVFRRTILISLLTFVMFIGVGAIQWILGFVFQPSGRLWSFLYVTLVGAMGGGVYGIMSLRTRLLDKVIGKAQADRLRIKLKLT, encoded by the coding sequence ATGTCTAACGAAAACAATCACCAGCAGGCCCAGATGTTACGGGGGACTGCTTGGCTAACGGCTAGTAACTTTATCAGTCGTCTACTTGGTGCCATTTATATCATCCCTTGGTATATCTGGATGGGGTCTTATGCGGCTACAGCAAATGGTCTCTTCACCATGGGCTATAATATCTATGCCTGGTTCTTGCTGATTTCAACAGCAGGGATTCCAGTTGCGGTGGCCAAGCAAGTGGCCAAGTATAATACCATGCGAGAAGAAGAGCATAGCTTTGCCCTGATTCGGAGCTTTTTAGGCTTTATGACAGGACTAGGTCTGGTTTTTGCTTTAGTCTTGTATGTCTTTGCTCCTTGGCTAGCAGACTTATCTGGCGTGGGCAAAGACTTGATCCCAATCATGCAGAGCTTGGCTTGGGCGGTCTTGATTTTCCCATCTATGAGTGTTATCCGAGGCTTCTTCCAAGGGATGAATAACCTGAAACCTTATGCCATGAGCCAAATCGCTGAGCAGGTCATTCGTGTTATCTGGATGCTCTTGGCTACCTTTATGATTATGAAAATGGGCTCAGGAGATTATCTAGCAGCGGTTACCCAATCCACCTTTGCTGCCTTTGTCGGCATGGTAGCCAGTTTTGCAGTTTTGATCTATTTCCTTGCCAAAGAAGGATTACTTAAAAGAGTCCTTGAAACAGGAGATAAGATTAATAGTAAGCGTCTTTTGATCGATACCATTAAGGAAGCCATTCCTTTTATCCTGACAGGGTCTGCTATCCAGCTTTTCCAGATTTTGGATCAGATGACCTTTATCAATAGTATGAGCTGGTTTACCAACTATAGTAATGAAGACTTGGTTGTCATGTTTTCTTATTTCTCAGCCAATCCTAATAAAATCACTATGATTTTGATTTCCTTAGGAGTTTCGATTGGTGGTGTAGGCTTGCCACTTTTGACCGAAAACTATGTGAAAGGTGATTTGAGGTCTGCCTCTAAATTGATTCAAGATAATCTAACGATGCTTCTATTGTTTCTTTTTCCTGCAACTGTGGGAGTGGTCATGGTCGGTGAACCTATTTATACCATATTTTACGGGAAGCCAGATGGTTTGGCATTAGGTTTGTTTATCTTTGCAGTCTTACAGTCAACCATTTTGGGTGTATATATGGTTTTGTCACCAATGCTTCAGGCTATGTTCCATAATCGTAAAGCAATCCGTTACTTTTTCTATGGTTCGGTTGCTAAGCTAGTCTTGCAATTACCAACAATTTATCTTTTTCACAGTTATGGTCCTTTGATTTCAACATCAATCGCTCTTATCATCCCTATTCTATTCATTTATCGTGAACTATGTAGGGTAACAGGAATGAGAGGTAATGTGGTATTTAGGAGAACGATTTTAATCAGTTTGTTGACTTTTGTTATGTTCATCGGTGTCGGTGCTATCCAGTGGATACTGGGATTTGTCTTCCAACCAAGTGGGCGTTTGTGGAGTTTTCTATATGTAACTCTTGTCGGTGCCATGGGTGGAGGAGTTTATGGAATTATGAGCCTCCGTACCCGTTTATTGGATAAGGTTATTGGAAAAGCTCAAGCAGATCGCTTACGAATCAAATTAAAGTTAACTTAA